The following coding sequences lie in one Alicyclobacillus curvatus genomic window:
- a CDS encoding threonylcarbamoyl-AMP synthase, with protein sequence MKVWHVAGVTGKELDNLIAEPARRLRAGDVIAFPTETVYGLGANAWDEDAVRKIFAAKGRPSDNPLIVHIAHESHLDGVVPNPSAIPEPARRLMKAFWPGPLTLILPAHEKLASSVHPGTDTVGVRMPHHPVAQALIAAAGCPVAAPSANSSGRPSPTTAETVAHDLADYIDGLIDGGPCDVGLESTVVAVTESEGVVYRPGWITPEELADAAGVPFRLDPHLEGGAEAPRSPGMKYRHYAPDAKVSVWWGDARAVAEAVREFVLAAGDNAAQSSAASAASAPSATEPTHPRLALICPADFAEIEGITERWSPGTDEPYETGLSRELYTRLRWGDEVGADAVLIVGVPPTGHGLALMNRLQKASEGRLFHV encoded by the coding sequence ATGAAAGTCTGGCACGTTGCCGGAGTTACAGGAAAGGAACTGGATAATCTGATTGCTGAGCCCGCACGGCGTCTGCGTGCGGGTGACGTCATTGCATTTCCCACGGAGACGGTCTACGGTCTCGGCGCCAACGCCTGGGACGAGGATGCTGTCCGAAAGATATTCGCCGCCAAGGGGCGCCCGTCTGACAACCCTTTGATTGTACATATTGCTCACGAGTCCCATCTCGACGGCGTCGTCCCCAACCCCTCCGCCATCCCGGAGCCTGCCCGCCGCCTGATGAAGGCGTTCTGGCCCGGCCCCTTGACCCTGATTCTCCCCGCGCATGAGAAGCTCGCGTCGTCCGTGCACCCCGGCACGGACACAGTTGGTGTCCGCATGCCGCATCACCCTGTCGCCCAAGCGCTGATTGCCGCCGCGGGTTGTCCAGTCGCTGCGCCGAGTGCCAATTCCTCGGGCCGGCCCAGCCCGACGACGGCGGAGACTGTCGCGCACGATCTCGCTGATTACATTGACGGCCTCATCGACGGCGGCCCTTGTGACGTCGGTCTGGAATCCACCGTCGTGGCTGTGACAGAAAGCGAGGGTGTCGTGTACAGACCGGGGTGGATCACGCCGGAAGAACTCGCCGACGCAGCCGGCGTGCCGTTTCGACTCGATCCGCATTTGGAAGGGGGGGCGGAAGCACCGAGATCGCCCGGTATGAAATACCGTCACTACGCGCCAGACGCCAAAGTGAGTGTCTGGTGGGGGGACGCGCGGGCGGTCGCGGAGGCCGTGCGGGAGTTCGTGCTGGCAGCAGGAGACAACGCTGCCCAGTCAAGTGCCGCGAGTGCCGCAAGTGCCCCAAGTGCCACCGAGCCAACACACCCGCGCTTGGCCCTCATCTGCCCAGCCGATTTCGCCGAAATTGAGGGCATTACGGAGAGGTGGAGTCCCGGTACGGACGAGCCTTACGAGACTGGGCTCAGCCGGGAACTATACACCCGCCTTCGCTGGGGGGACGAAGTTGGTGCTGACGCCGTTTTGATTGTTGGCGTGCCCCCAACAGGGCACGGGCTGGCACTCATGAACCGCCTGCAGAAAGCGTCAGAAGGCCGTTTGTTCCACGTGTGA
- the rpiB gene encoding ribose 5-phosphate isomerase B yields MKLAIASDHAGFRLKQQLLDTLKELNVEFDDLGTFDEQSVDYPDYGKKVAEGVAAGKYDQGVLICGTGLGMAITANKVRGVRAVTAHDTFSAQMARMHNDANVLTMGERVVGPGLAAEVLKTWLATEFEGGRHQRRVDKMKALEEAWVN; encoded by the coding sequence GTGAAACTAGCGATTGCAAGCGATCACGCCGGCTTTCGCCTCAAACAACAACTCCTCGATACACTCAAGGAGCTAAATGTTGAATTTGACGATCTCGGTACATTTGACGAACAATCCGTCGACTACCCGGATTACGGGAAGAAGGTGGCGGAAGGCGTCGCAGCAGGCAAGTACGACCAAGGCGTCCTTATTTGCGGAACTGGGCTTGGCATGGCCATCACAGCAAACAAGGTTCGCGGCGTAAGGGCTGTCACCGCCCATGACACGTTTTCCGCTCAAATGGCCAGGATGCACAACGACGCGAACGTGCTCACGATGGGAGAGCGCGTTGTCGGGCCAGGACTCGCTGCAGAGGTCCTCAAGACATGGCTTGCAACGGAGTTCGAAGGCGGCCGTCACCAGCGCCGCGTGGACAAGATGAAGGCCTTGGAAGAGGCTTGGGTAAATTGA
- a CDS encoding manganese efflux pump: protein MDDIIEILMMAVALGMDAFSLAIGIGLKGISRQRAILLCLAIGLFHVVLTLVGIYTGMMLQDVLGKLAKWFGSFLLFGLGLHMLFSTLFGKDEDDKSFNATYMGMILFGIGVSIDALSVGFSLGLRSTAFGLVAAATFGFFGMVMCGAGLVVGRRVNRMAGVYGEVLGAIILIGYGFYFLLK from the coding sequence CTGGATGACATCATCGAAATTCTCATGATGGCCGTGGCTCTCGGCATGGACGCGTTCTCGTTGGCGATTGGCATCGGTCTGAAAGGCATAAGCCGGCAGCGAGCAATTTTGTTGTGTCTGGCCATTGGATTGTTCCATGTTGTGCTGACGTTGGTTGGCATCTATACAGGGATGATGCTTCAGGATGTCCTCGGGAAACTCGCAAAGTGGTTCGGATCATTTCTATTGTTTGGACTCGGCCTGCACATGCTGTTTTCGACGCTCTTTGGTAAAGATGAAGATGACAAATCCTTCAATGCCACATACATGGGAATGATATTATTCGGCATCGGCGTATCGATTGACGCTCTCTCTGTTGGGTTCAGCCTTGGACTGCGGAGTACTGCGTTCGGGTTGGTTGCTGCAGCTACATTCGGTTTTTTTGGCATGGTCATGTGCGGAGCCGGATTGGTGGTGGGGCGCCGCGTGAATCGCATGGCCGGTGTGTACGGGGAGGTGTTGGGTGCTATCATTCTCATTGGATATGGGTTTTACTTCCTACTGAAGTAG
- a CDS encoding MFS transporter gives MPNTVSRAPRLIGRWLEPELFQPFIFGIFVCLSLSEFVRGALTLSLLPTYGRSVLHFAVEWTALALSLHYLVDNLLRTPSGWLVDRIGERSVLLIGFCISTASVFWMMHAHTVVMLILSLCGFGVGANAVWPTAMAGIGHSTPETKRASFMSYLYIFWLLGAGLGPVVINFLVGGTYRPAFWFLFGVDAMGFVAAFVLVRERTIVRGRASDGGASHSGATDGGASHSGATDGGAAEGGVADGGRATDGKRVRGRNSWGRQRVSARSTMDSNPVGGWKRIGGQSAINRRPVGGRSSGRDGNNLGRDAFGIEVALEPGLVRLDAVAHIYPRRRKAANWSEMWQNIKEVSFLFPGMFAQTFAVASLIPILSVYANAVLHLSGAMYSMVLVSGGAITVMGLIPTGKLVDRVGPRAPLVIAFLAAGLGLAVFPFLRTLPFTFGLVCLFGASYSFILPAWNAVLDKSIDEDKKGALWGVFMTVEGFGSAAGPYIGGLMWDRIGTFAPFWVSAGVIILMGLLYMVLPIERGYRTRAVRTS, from the coding sequence GTGCCCAACACCGTCTCGCGTGCACCGCGGCTCATCGGCCGATGGCTGGAACCTGAGTTGTTTCAGCCATTTATTTTCGGCATTTTCGTGTGTCTGTCGCTGTCTGAGTTCGTCCGTGGCGCCCTGACGCTCTCTCTGTTGCCGACGTACGGACGATCTGTGTTGCATTTCGCCGTTGAGTGGACTGCCCTCGCACTGTCTCTGCATTACCTGGTCGACAACCTGCTGCGAACCCCGTCCGGCTGGTTGGTCGATAGGATTGGCGAACGCAGTGTCCTGCTCATCGGCTTCTGCATTTCCACAGCCTCGGTTTTTTGGATGATGCACGCGCACACGGTGGTTATGCTCATCCTCAGCCTTTGCGGCTTCGGCGTCGGTGCAAACGCCGTGTGGCCAACTGCAATGGCCGGCATCGGCCACTCCACTCCGGAAACCAAACGAGCTTCCTTCATGAGTTACTTGTATATCTTCTGGCTCCTCGGCGCAGGCCTTGGCCCTGTGGTCATCAACTTTCTCGTCGGCGGTACCTATAGACCAGCCTTTTGGTTCCTCTTTGGTGTGGACGCCATGGGTTTTGTAGCGGCGTTCGTCCTGGTGCGCGAACGCACAATTGTGCGCGGTCGGGCTTCGGACGGTGGGGCTTCGCACAGCGGGGCTACGGACGGGGGGGCTTCGCACAGCGGGGCTACGGACGGGGGGGCTGCCGAGGGTGGGGTGGCCGACGGGGGCCGTGCTACTGACGGCAAGCGCGTCCGTGGTCGCAATTCCTGGGGCCGCCAGCGGGTTAGTGCTCGCAGCACTATGGACAGCAATCCCGTGGGCGGCTGGAAACGGATCGGTGGTCAAAGCGCTATCAACCGCAGGCCGGTCGGCGGTCGTAGCTCTGGCCGCGATGGCAACAATTTGGGCCGCGACGCCTTCGGCATCGAAGTGGCGCTTGAACCGGGCCTCGTCCGGCTCGACGCGGTTGCCCACATCTACCCTCGCCGCCGAAAAGCTGCGAACTGGTCTGAGATGTGGCAGAACATTAAAGAGGTGTCTTTTTTATTTCCGGGCATGTTTGCCCAGACGTTCGCTGTGGCATCGCTCATTCCGATTTTGTCGGTGTACGCAAATGCGGTGTTGCACCTGTCCGGGGCCATGTACAGCATGGTGCTGGTGTCAGGCGGGGCCATCACCGTGATGGGCCTCATTCCGACGGGGAAGCTGGTTGATAGGGTTGGCCCTCGCGCCCCCCTCGTGATTGCCTTTCTCGCAGCCGGGCTGGGACTCGCCGTGTTTCCTTTTCTTCGCACGCTGCCCTTCACCTTTGGGCTCGTCTGCTTGTTTGGCGCGTCGTACTCCTTTATCCTGCCTGCGTGGAACGCCGTCCTTGACAAGTCCATCGACGAGGACAAAAAAGGCGCCCTCTGGGGTGTGTTTATGACGGTAGAAGGGTTTGGATCCGCTGCAGGGCCGTATATCGGGGGACTCATGTGGGATAGGATCGGTACCTTCGCCCCCTTCTGGGTCAGCGCCGGCGTCATCATCCTGATGGGTCTGTTGTACATGGTGCTGCCGATTGAGCGCGGCTATCGGACGCGGGCGGTTCGCACCTCGTAA
- a CDS encoding polysaccharide deacetylase family protein produces the protein MTGVMTGVVVVGVVILLFALYTFLPELLFHVWHIGTLYHGAPGPRRVALTFDDGPDPRYTPQILQILHELDVKATFFLVAERAESHPNLVRLIVEGGHDIGSHSYRHRHHWSRNPFATWRDIRRSKETLARLTDGPISFYRPPWGAFNWFTRLACTALSLTPTLWSARAVDWLAGEYAREEEDRIVRTAHPGAIVLCHDAGGADGAPYNTISALPGTVHRLRQLGFEFATVSEMAESWANHKRQAHGLFRGYPLGRRTLIGVWSMVEFVFARWFQVRGVNEIFRISRTTWHHGPRYADGSAGGAGGADGADGADGGSPASGTEAAARGGQGRSMATNGTAVVVREGAPALDLHFRNETLITISSAADHRALVRGLRQAKDGLRDIARILLYHPDYADIEVIAAPTLMNRGIEMLGFHVEDLPQTRENLLLQRYMRFLMGMYHPEGFRRLHEGTRELQIKLVWMTREELAVRTGMVKEDLTGSVNEAPTTTPAEGRTALAGEAIGTHAGDGGRG, from the coding sequence GTGACTGGCGTGATGACTGGAGTTGTGGTAGTGGGAGTTGTGATACTCCTCTTTGCACTCTATACCTTTCTCCCGGAGCTTCTCTTTCACGTCTGGCACATTGGCACCCTCTATCACGGCGCACCTGGTCCGCGCCGCGTGGCGCTGACCTTTGACGACGGCCCGGACCCGCGGTACACCCCTCAGATCTTGCAGATTCTCCATGAATTAGACGTGAAGGCCACTTTCTTTCTTGTGGCCGAGCGCGCAGAGTCACACCCAAATCTCGTGCGGCTCATCGTGGAGGGTGGGCACGACATCGGATCGCACAGTTATCGCCATCGCCATCACTGGTCCCGCAACCCGTTTGCGACTTGGCGTGATATCCGCCGCAGCAAGGAGACTTTGGCGAGGTTAACGGATGGGCCGATAAGCTTCTACCGCCCCCCCTGGGGCGCCTTCAACTGGTTCACCCGGCTGGCCTGTACGGCGCTTTCGCTAACGCCAACCCTGTGGTCCGCGAGGGCGGTGGATTGGCTTGCGGGCGAGTACGCGAGGGAAGAGGAAGACAGGATTGTGCGCACGGCACACCCGGGAGCTATCGTCCTCTGTCATGACGCTGGCGGAGCCGATGGGGCGCCCTACAACACCATCTCTGCGCTGCCGGGAACAGTTCACCGCCTACGCCAACTCGGCTTTGAGTTTGCGACGGTGAGTGAGATGGCGGAGTCGTGGGCCAATCATAAGCGGCAGGCACACGGCCTCTTTCGCGGTTACCCTCTTGGTCGGCGAACCCTCATTGGCGTGTGGTCAATGGTGGAGTTTGTGTTTGCGCGGTGGTTTCAGGTGCGTGGGGTCAACGAGATCTTCCGCATCAGCCGCACCACTTGGCACCACGGCCCGCGGTATGCGGATGGGAGTGCCGGGGGTGCCGGGGGTGCCGATGGTGCCGATGGCGCCGATGGCGGTAGCCCTGCTTCCGGCACAGAGGCGGCTGCTAGAGGCGGCCAAGGGCGCTCCATGGCGACGAACGGGACGGCCGTTGTCGTGCGAGAGGGTGCCCCCGCTCTCGATCTCCACTTCCGCAACGAGACTTTAATCACCATCTCGTCGGCAGCGGATCACCGTGCGCTCGTCCGAGGGTTGCGCCAAGCCAAGGACGGGCTGCGAGACATCGCACGAATCCTGCTCTATCATCCGGACTACGCGGACATCGAGGTTATCGCTGCTCCGACGCTCATGAACCGTGGCATCGAGATGCTCGGTTTCCACGTCGAGGATTTACCCCAGACGCGAGAGAACCTTCTTCTGCAACGGTATATGCGCTTTCTGATGGGGATGTATCATCCGGAAGGGTTCCGCCGTTTGCATGAAGGTACACGTGAGTTGCAGATAAAGCTGGTCTGGATGACACGTGAGGAGTTGGCGGTGCGGACGGGGATGGTGAAGGAAGATTTGACCGGGTCTGTGAACGAGGCGCCGACCACGACGCCTGCTGAAGGGCGGACCGCGTTGGCTGGTGAAGCGATTGGCACCCACGCAGGGGACGGAGGAAGAGGTTGA
- a CDS encoding low molecular weight protein arginine phosphatase translates to MHLLFVCTGNTCRSPMAAAMARAKIAELGLPWTVSSAGLGAAEGLPMSAMSAQALTRRHIPLPKHKSTMIRQDIIESADVILCMTNSHTRELQRQYPKFAEKIYALGTFLSHADDRAKHSRARSNGARDIADPFGGMDDAYEQAARDIEAALENLFKELTKHHHADNASDEGDDNQSSPGEGGTSS, encoded by the coding sequence GTGCATCTGTTATTTGTTTGCACGGGCAACACCTGTCGCAGTCCCATGGCGGCTGCCATGGCGCGGGCCAAAATTGCAGAGTTGGGCCTGCCCTGGACCGTGTCTTCTGCAGGTCTGGGTGCTGCCGAAGGGTTGCCCATGTCGGCGATGTCTGCTCAGGCCCTGACGAGGCGACACATTCCGTTACCCAAGCACAAATCCACCATGATTCGCCAAGACATCATCGAATCAGCGGATGTCATTCTCTGCATGACCAACAGCCACACACGCGAGCTTCAGCGCCAATACCCGAAGTTCGCTGAGAAAATCTATGCTCTTGGCACGTTTTTGTCGCATGCAGACGACAGGGCTAAGCATTCACGGGCACGGTCTAACGGGGCGCGGGATATTGCCGATCCGTTCGGCGGAATGGACGACGCCTACGAACAGGCAGCAAGAGACATTGAGGCGGCCCTTGAGAATCTGTTCAAGGAACTCACGAAACACCATCACGCCGACAATGCGAGCGATGAAGGGGACGACAACCAGTCGTCTCCGGGAGAAGGGGGTACATCGTCGTGA
- a CDS encoding serine hydroxymethyltransferase, whose product MSLLNEWDAEVARAMELELSRQRDKIELIASENFVSQAVMNAMGSVLTNKYAEGYPGRRYYGGCEYVDIVEDIARDRAKQLFGAEHANVQPHSGAQANMAVYFSAIQPGDTVLGMNLAHGGHLTHGSPVNFSGKLYNFVAYGVDEQTQTIDYENVRSLAKEHKPKMLVAGASAYPRVIDFQKMREIADEVGAMLFVDMAHIAGLVATGHHPSPIPYAHFTTTTTHKTLRGPRGGMILTSADEAKSIDKTVFPGVQGGPLMHVIAAKAVAFGEALKPEFKTYSENVVKNAKALAQGLVERGFNLVSGGTDNHLILIDLRNMNVTGKDGEHRLDEIGVTVNKNSIPFDPAKPMVTSGIRIGTPAVTTRGLDEAAMDDIAEIFRLTLATDFTEGDIAQARKAVQALTSRFPLYDGLSYVGG is encoded by the coding sequence ATGTCTTTGTTGAACGAGTGGGATGCGGAAGTTGCGCGCGCAATGGAGCTAGAGTTGTCGCGCCAGCGCGATAAGATTGAATTGATTGCATCGGAGAACTTTGTCAGTCAGGCCGTCATGAACGCGATGGGGAGCGTTCTGACAAACAAGTACGCAGAAGGCTACCCGGGCCGCCGTTACTACGGCGGTTGCGAGTACGTCGACATCGTGGAGGATATCGCACGGGACCGCGCGAAGCAACTGTTTGGTGCGGAGCACGCGAACGTCCAGCCGCATTCCGGTGCCCAGGCGAACATGGCTGTGTATTTTAGCGCCATCCAACCGGGCGACACGGTGCTTGGCATGAACCTCGCGCACGGTGGTCATCTGACACATGGCAGCCCGGTCAATTTTTCCGGCAAGCTGTACAACTTTGTCGCCTATGGTGTTGATGAACAAACACAGACGATTGACTACGAGAACGTGCGGAGCCTCGCCAAGGAGCACAAGCCAAAGATGTTAGTGGCTGGCGCCAGCGCATATCCGCGCGTGATTGACTTCCAGAAGATGAGGGAGATTGCGGACGAAGTCGGCGCGATGCTGTTTGTCGACATGGCCCACATCGCAGGGCTTGTCGCGACAGGGCATCATCCGTCTCCGATTCCATACGCACATTTCACCACGACGACTACCCACAAGACATTGCGGGGGCCGCGCGGCGGGATGATTCTTACCTCGGCCGACGAGGCAAAGTCCATTGACAAGACGGTCTTCCCAGGTGTTCAAGGCGGCCCGCTGATGCACGTCATTGCCGCAAAGGCTGTTGCGTTTGGCGAAGCCCTGAAGCCGGAGTTCAAGACATACTCCGAGAACGTCGTCAAAAACGCCAAAGCCCTCGCCCAAGGTCTTGTCGAACGCGGCTTTAACCTCGTGTCAGGCGGTACGGACAACCACCTCATTCTCATCGATCTCCGCAACATGAACGTGACCGGCAAGGACGGGGAGCATCGGCTTGACGAGATCGGCGTGACCGTCAATAAGAATTCGATTCCGTTCGATCCCGCTAAACCCATGGTCACCAGCGGCATCCGCATCGGCACGCCAGCTGTCACCACGCGCGGCCTTGATGAGGCGGCAATGGATGACATCGCGGAGATCTTCCGCCTCACACTCGCAACCGACTTCACGGAAGGCGACATTGCGCAGGCGCGCAAGGCAGTGCAGGCCCTGACGTCCCGCTTCCCACTGTACGACGGGCTCTCCTACGTGGGCGGGTAA
- a CDS encoding HAD hydrolase-like protein, whose protein sequence is MSKRLILFDLDGTLTNPKLGITSGVQHALKKFGIDEPNLAKLESFIGPPLRQTFMEQYGLSEEDAKTAVSYYREYYDPIGWRQNEVYPGIPEALATLSSAGYAIGLATSKPTVFAERILTHFDLRDAFSVVIGSNLDGTREDKAEVIAAALEQSGMAPLVDGAVHSRGQVGQGQTDAGQAGEGERIDGLVGQGKGLQGESLDGQAPHDYDPPAGKHQADNGRSQRGIWPGPQDEGNFVVMVGDRKYDIIGGKKWGLYTVGVTYGFGSRDELESAGPDHIVDHPLALMDAVAALTKRGMVSPDS, encoded by the coding sequence ATGTCCAAACGCCTTATCTTATTCGATCTAGACGGCACCCTCACCAACCCCAAACTCGGCATCACGTCGGGCGTGCAGCACGCACTCAAAAAGTTCGGCATTGACGAACCCAATCTCGCCAAACTGGAATCCTTCATTGGACCACCGCTGCGCCAGACTTTTATGGAGCAGTACGGACTCTCTGAAGAAGATGCGAAAACAGCAGTCAGCTATTATCGAGAGTATTACGATCCGATAGGCTGGCGCCAAAACGAAGTCTACCCAGGCATTCCGGAGGCACTGGCAACGCTCAGTAGTGCTGGCTACGCGATTGGACTGGCGACATCGAAGCCCACCGTCTTCGCGGAGCGTATCTTGACGCACTTCGACCTGCGTGACGCGTTTTCCGTCGTCATCGGCAGCAACCTCGATGGTACACGGGAAGACAAGGCGGAGGTAATTGCGGCGGCCTTGGAGCAGAGCGGCATGGCGCCACTTGTCGACGGCGCGGTTCACAGCCGGGGCCAGGTAGGGCAGGGCCAGACGGACGCGGGGCAGGCGGGGGAGGGCGAGCGGATCGATGGTCTGGTTGGGCAGGGCAAAGGCCTGCAGGGCGAGTCGCTCGATGGACAGGCTCCGCACGATTACGACCCGCCGGCAGGCAAACACCAGGCAGACAATGGGCGAAGCCAGCGGGGAATCTGGCCGGGACCGCAGGACGAGGGAAACTTTGTGGTCATGGTCGGTGATCGAAAGTATGACATCATCGGCGGTAAAAAATGGGGACTATACACCGTGGGTGTTACGTACGGGTTCGGATCACGCGATGAGTTAGAAAGCGCCGGCCCCGACCACATTGTTGACCATCCGCTGGCTCTGATGGATGCTGTTGCCGCTTTGACCAAGCGAGGCATGGTTAGCCCCGACAGTTGA
- the wecB gene encoding UDP-N-acetylglucosamine 2-epimerase (non-hydrolyzing) — protein sequence MTVFGTRPEAVKMAPLVKELEKNPAVESLVCVTAQHREMLDQVLEVFDVHPDDDLDIMEPSQSLGTITRKALEGIETVISERKPDIVLVHGDTTTTLAAALAAFYHQVKIGHVEAGLRTYDKYSPFPEEMNRQLADVMTDLFFAPTDWAAHNLRQEGKPEDKLFITGNTAVDAMATTVRETYHHEVLDSIPADSRVVYMTSHRRENLGEPLANICRAARRLVDNHPDIHLIYPMHLNPSVRKTAISVLGGHERIHLIEPLGVVDNHNFMARATLILTDSGGIQEEAPSLGVPVLVMRDTTERPEGVEAGTLRLVGTDEEEIYQNGYELLNNDEVYRDMAGRKNPYGDGRASERIVQAILHSFGLGDAPQPFIYSQK from the coding sequence ATGACGGTGTTTGGTACGCGACCGGAAGCCGTGAAAATGGCACCGCTCGTGAAGGAACTAGAGAAAAACCCAGCGGTGGAATCACTGGTTTGCGTTACCGCACAGCATCGCGAAATGCTTGACCAAGTTCTTGAAGTGTTTGATGTCCATCCGGACGACGATTTAGACATTATGGAACCGAGCCAATCCCTCGGCACCATTACCAGAAAGGCCCTCGAAGGTATCGAGACGGTCATTTCCGAGCGCAAGCCGGACATCGTCCTTGTCCACGGAGACACGACAACGACTTTGGCCGCTGCACTCGCAGCTTTTTACCACCAGGTTAAAATCGGCCATGTGGAAGCTGGGCTGCGCACGTATGACAAGTACAGCCCGTTTCCGGAGGAAATGAACCGACAACTGGCAGACGTCATGACCGATCTCTTCTTTGCTCCGACCGACTGGGCAGCACACAACCTGCGCCAGGAAGGTAAACCCGAGGACAAACTGTTCATCACCGGGAACACTGCGGTCGACGCGATGGCAACGACCGTCCGTGAGACCTACCATCACGAAGTCTTGGACAGCATCCCTGCAGACAGTCGAGTGGTCTACATGACCTCTCACCGCAGGGAAAACCTCGGTGAGCCACTTGCAAACATCTGTCGCGCTGCAAGGCGTTTGGTGGACAATCACCCGGACATTCACTTGATTTACCCGATGCATCTCAACCCAAGTGTTCGCAAAACGGCAATCAGTGTGCTGGGCGGACACGAACGGATTCACCTGATTGAACCGCTCGGCGTTGTCGACAACCACAACTTCATGGCTCGCGCGACCTTGATTCTGACCGATTCCGGCGGCATTCAGGAAGAAGCGCCGTCGCTTGGCGTCCCAGTGCTCGTCATGCGCGACACGACGGAGCGGCCAGAAGGGGTGGAGGCAGGTACGCTGCGCCTCGTCGGCACGGATGAAGAGGAAATTTATCAAAACGGCTACGAACTGCTGAACAACGATGAAGTGTATCGCGACATGGCAGGCCGTAAGAACCCGTATGGGGATGGCAGGGCGTCGGAGCGCATCGTGCAGGCGATTCTTCATAGCTTTGGCCTCGGGGACGCGCCACAGCCGTTCATCTACAGTCAGAAGTAG
- the upp gene encoding uracil phosphoribosyltransferase → MGQVYVLNHPLIQHKLTFIRDKNTGTKEFRSLVQEVAMLMAYEITRDLPLVEVDTETPVAAAKTKVIEGKTLALVPVLRAGLGMVDGILTLIPNAKVGHVGLYRDPDTLEPVEYYCKLPLHIEERDVIVVDPMLATGGSAVAAITAVKERGATAVKLMCLVAAPVGVDKVLEAHPDVDIYVAAVDEGLNDHGYIVPGLGDAGDRLFGTR, encoded by the coding sequence GTGGGACAAGTTTATGTCCTTAATCACCCATTAATTCAACATAAGCTCACATTTATTCGTGACAAGAATACGGGGACGAAGGAATTCCGCTCGCTAGTCCAAGAAGTCGCCATGCTCATGGCATACGAAATCACGCGTGATTTGCCCTTGGTCGAGGTGGACACCGAGACTCCCGTGGCAGCGGCGAAGACCAAAGTCATTGAGGGGAAGACGCTCGCATTGGTTCCTGTGCTCCGAGCAGGCCTTGGGATGGTCGACGGCATCTTGACGCTCATTCCCAACGCGAAAGTCGGGCATGTGGGACTATATCGAGATCCAGATACGCTTGAACCGGTGGAGTACTACTGCAAATTGCCTTTGCATATCGAAGAACGGGATGTCATTGTGGTCGATCCGATGCTTGCCACCGGCGGCTCCGCCGTCGCGGCCATTACCGCGGTGAAAGAGCGGGGGGCTACTGCCGTCAAGCTGATGTGCCTGGTTGCGGCGCCTGTTGGCGTCGACAAGGTGCTGGAAGCGCATCCTGACGTCGACATCTACGTCGCGGCGGTGGACGAGGGACTGAACGACCACGGCTACATCGTGCCGGGACTTGGCGATGCGGGCGACAGACTGTTTGGCACCCGCTAA
- a CDS encoding TIGR01440 family protein: MATPPDAGGLVTAPDDGRADGSTGAPHVIHADDAPLDLDKVAEDIRESLADLQDQAHLGPGALLVVGGSTSEVVGKRIGTATSLAVGEVIAREVIGFAGRVGCDVAFQCCEHLNRALVVRKSIAAKRGLQEVMAHPVPGAGGAMAASAYLQLQDACLVESVSADAGIDIGDTLIGMHLKRVVVPVRGRRREIGQAHLTMARTRPPLIGGSRAVYDEEVFRERLRVRDGAAKLDR; encoded by the coding sequence ATGGCCACGCCACCAGACGCAGGTGGACTAGTGACGGCACCCGATGATGGGCGGGCTGACGGAAGCACTGGCGCCCCACACGTGATACACGCTGACGATGCGCCACTAGACCTGGATAAGGTCGCAGAGGACATCCGGGAGTCTCTAGCGGATCTGCAGGATCAGGCCCACCTTGGCCCCGGCGCGCTTTTGGTAGTGGGGGGGTCGACGAGTGAGGTTGTGGGCAAGCGCATCGGCACGGCGACCTCCCTCGCAGTGGGTGAAGTCATCGCGCGGGAAGTGATTGGTTTTGCCGGACGGGTTGGCTGTGACGTCGCCTTCCAGTGCTGCGAGCACCTGAACAGGGCGCTGGTGGTGAGAAAGTCCATTGCGGCGAAGCGCGGGCTTCAGGAAGTGATGGCGCACCCGGTGCCTGGCGCTGGTGGTGCGATGGCGGCGAGTGCTTATCTGCAACTACAGGATGCTTGTTTGGTGGAGTCTGTTTCGGCGGATGCGGGGATAGACATCGGTGACACGCTCATCGGCATGCACCTCAAACGAGTGGTTGTTCCGGTGCGGGGCCGTCGGCGTGAAATCGGACAGGCTCATCTCACGATGGCGAGGACGAGGCCGCCTTTGATTGGCGGATCACGGGCCGTATACGACGAAGAAGTCTTTCGCGAGCGTTTGCGGGTGCGCGACGGGGCAGCGAAGCTCGACAGATAG